TCGAATAAGACTATGATCTTACTACGTTGACAATAGACGATCTATCTTTTCCATCACTGTTTGATACACAATTTAACAATGACAGAAGTTATGTGAACATGAACATGCTAAATGTTAATCACGCACGACGAGATGATCACTGAGAAAATGCATAAGGGAATCTAACGTTTTGCTTTGCTTAGCTTAGTCTTCCCAGAGAAGCCAGATTTTAGAGGAGAGTTAAAAATTCGAGTCAGCTTGGTACAATTTCGTCTTTCTGATTGGCTCACGAAAGTGATGTAGGCGTGGCTCGTTTGAAgactccttcttcctccttcgaagatgatgatgatgatgatgatgatgatgatgatgatgatgatctcTCTCCAATGATTGTTACAAATtgatccaattttttttcttaacaactaattttatcttccaatatagtcgatcgtaaaatatttattatcgatattgtttaaaaataattaaatacacTTATAGAATGTATCTGATATAATTCGCAAAGAATTCACTTTctgttttgaaattttaaaaaagctTTTTGTAATGATCGGCTACCGATTTCTACGGTATGgaaaaacattaatatattaaaaagaaaaaagagaaaaacatgaaagaaagaaaatgttagaGAGACGTCTATGATACCTCCGGTGGTAGCCATATGGTTATCTTTCTACGTGGGCCTTTAGAGTATACAGTCACTTAGGTGTTTATTTGAAGAGCCATGTTTGAAGCAGCCTCTACCCACACGCCAAGAATATTCTTCGGGATATGTACACATCGTGGTCCtctattcgattttattaggTTTTAGGATTTTCGAGGATCCACCGGATTTGTGATAATCAAAGCTTCGATTGAGTCGATTCGAGCCAATCGACGCTTTTATAGTGAAGAGCTGATGTATCTAACTATTACCTTTGATTCTGTCTAATCTATGTCTAATActacctctttttcttcatattgaaatattcattgaaatatatgatttttaacACGAAATTTGTTAATGTTCGAACCGTGCATAAGTACGGGATAGCATAATCATTCCTTGATAAAGTTTATccgtttgaaaattattttccgttGGATCCAAAACGAGAAGATTCCTTTTTGGTCGTTGATACTTTTGTAAATTCTGCAGATTCTACGAAAAAGATGAGAGAATCTGAATTTATGCTGTctagaggagaagagagatagagagatgtataaacaacaaaataatacgatCATGGATTTACCGAAAAAACGATGACGTTCCCAGTGCCAGTCGAGTTTGAATTTCGTCTAATCGCTGTGATGATCAAAGTTAAGAGATAACCACCGAAAGCTAGGAACGAAAGTGCAGTGACAGCTAATTGAAAGATTTTGGAAATCTTCGTGTCTTTGCCTTTTTCTTCATAATAATCGCTGCCATAACGTCTTATCGgtaatttattgtttctttttaatggcAAGGCGATTGGTAATGTTGATTTTATTCGTCCTTCGGGCTGCCCATACTTCTCAATCATCGATGTTTCTGTAATAGTTCATTTATTTCGTCAGagagtatttttaaaaatgttttattgtgTTTATCCTAATTGAATTTTGTGGAATAGTATTGGATGTAAGTTTACATAGTTGCTtgttttaaacgaaaaatatttttagtgaTCTCGTTATATATActtgttcattttattttttgtattgatcgaagtattaatttgtattgcaataagaatgaattttatttaatataacgcAAAGTAatcatgtatataataaagattgtaattatatatataatgataatctACACaaacagtttctttttttttaatcgaattattaaaaaacaataaataaaatataattctatttttttataccgACCCAATATTGGTGCAATCGatgatttgattttaatcaGCCTATCCAAAGGT
This DNA window, taken from Vespula vulgaris chromosome 19, iyVesVulg1.1, whole genome shotgun sequence, encodes the following:
- the LOC127070916 gene encoding uncharacterized protein LOC127070916; the encoded protein is MNSQRILIFFLVISWEFETGNFVDIYQDEIESLSELPLDRLIKIKSSIAPILETSMIEKYGQPEGRIKSTLPIALPLKRNNKLPIRRYGSDYYEEKGKDTKISKIFQLAVTALSFLAFGGYLLTLIITAIRRNSNSTGTGNVIVFSNLQNLQKYQRPKRNLLVLDPTENNFQTDKLYQGMIMLSRTYARFEH